A region of the Mytilus edulis unplaced genomic scaffold, xbMytEdul2.2 SCAFFOLD_1841, whole genome shotgun sequence genome:
TAAAAAGGGTGTGGTATGAATAACAAATTTTAGGATTAATTTGACCAGTGAATTAAACACAATTTCCACTGATTTGTTATAAACAGCTGTTGTATAGTACAATTTTAGAATTAAACTACTAAATCATTTGTGTAGCCTGATTGCCTACATTTCATGTACATTGAAATACATGAAAGTTAAAtcagctgttgttttttttagtatGACAAATCTAAAAGCATATTGTAAAAGTACATAcaaattaaagtttgtttgaataccttaaatagattgaatttttCACTGCTCAAATCATCACAGTaattgcatttaatgaaatgtgcaTGTATATTACCTCAAAAACCAATATGTCTATCAAACCCACATTCTGTTTCATAAGATATGATCACATTTTTTcacatctgaataaattttgtcaaagttaGATTTGAGTTTGTGGGCAGGAATTTGTGACCCAACACTTTAATGTAAACCCTCAACATTAAAATACCCTTTTTGgtacagccccccccccccccccccccccccccccctttcctccaaattatcaaaagttttttttgtttgctCTAAAAGTGAACTGTTGAATTTTTTATCTATCCAAATGTTAATGTGGGCCATATCCAGAGCCCATCACCCCATCTTACACCCCAAGCTTATTTTAATAGCCTTTTGAAACAGATTAGAAACATATTGTCAAAATTCAttacttttcttttttctgtCTCTTTACATTGTTTTCTTTCTATATCTCTACATTTTTTTTCATGTCCTTTTCATCCATCTAATGGTGAAATTTAGGTACAGACCTCGTGGCTAGAAACCCCTAAGAAGTATGATTAGGGTCTTGACAATATTATGCTATGGCTTAATCACAGCCTTCAGTTACTGTTACTGATTACCAATTGTCTGTCTGTCCTAGAAAATTGTAAGATAGTATTATTTATGTATTCCCTCTTCTCTCTGTCCCAAAGTTCGATTATTAACTTTTCTGAttcattctttcttttttctgtttctttacATTATATTCTTTCCTTTATATCTTTccgtttttcttttttcatttccttttaatCCTCATTTTTAATTCCCCCACACATCAGGGAATTCCGTTTTCTTCATTTTATAACCTTTTACATTAAGAATGTTTATTCTGATAATTAAGATTACATTATCTTCAttacataaatattaaaatttcatatagaaTGTTTTATCCATTAAAATCATGCTTGTGTGATTTAATAGTAcacaaaatgaaaagaaatgcaTATGAAAATGCAGTTGCTTtgtgtaaaacaaaataattattttaacatgAAATTGAATTCCCATtagaaatttttacattttatttttctcaaatattgtttcaattgtataacaatttatttcaaatcaaTACAAATTTTGAACATTTATCCCAACTGAataaaaatttgcaatttttatgcatatttcttttcaataatttaaatgattttcatCAATAAGTAATTAAATCTTCATATGTGCAGAACTTGAGTTATTGATCCTATCTAATAAATTTTGTTAcgtaatattatatttttgtgtttatcttgtatcaaataaaaaaataaagagttgGCAATATAACATTTCAGTAGAAAAAATCATAAGGCTTCTCATGACTGCACAAAatgcacattaaaaaaaaagctcTAATCATTCAAGTTTACACTCTATAAATAGAATTACACCTTGCACTTCACAATTTCCTGGTTTGGGggattttaaaaatgtacatgcatgtcaaattttaacacaaaattgatttttaaaacttttggttAGCTACTTGACTGCAAACCTATTTTTTGCCGTAGAGCTAGGATTGATTACGTAATCGTACTTCAGTAGTATAGGAAGACAAAATTGCAAACTCTATGCAGACCTGTGTTAAAATTGATTAGATGCACATTAAATGCAGAATTTATTATTCACAGTAGGGCATTTCCTTTCAATACGAACAGATGAAATTTACATTCAGTTGAtggttcttttttatttgaactagatcttgaGTTAGTAATTGTTTAATTGAAATAGAAATATTAGGAAGGACCTATTAGTACTGTTATAATACTAAATATGTGAATAAGACACAAATCTATATAAGGTTGAATTAGTTCACTGTGTAAATTATGTGTAGTGCAGAAAAAAATGTGTGCAGCTGCAACGAATGCATGATTGGATTTAGTGAAATTACAAGTGCATTGCAGATCTGAATCGTAACATTGATTTTTCTTAAGGATATATTTAGTGTCACTTTGAAACTTTAATCATCTTACGCAGTAGAGAGTAAGACTGGGTCTTAAGAGAATGAGATGGACCCATGGTTTGAGAACTTTAAATTGATGTTAACATATTGGTTGATGTCTAACAGGGATCCGACAATGGCTGAGGCAGCTCTGACGTCTAGAATGGCACAGCCCTATCTACAGTCGGCGGGGATGGACATGCAGCCGTCCACGACATCGAACCAAAACATTACAGCTGGAAACTTTCCCATCCCAACATCTGTCCACCACCGACCACCAACACCATCACAATATCATAGACAAGATTcaggtttgtcttttgttttaatttaaaaaagggggaaaaggggggggggggagacaagctttatttttaataaaatatttactttcttATAATAGATATTCATTCTCCACTTATAAGATAGAAGGGAAactttacaatgtatgaactgttTGTACCAAGAATAAGTATGTCATTTATTACATGATCAACTTCATGTTATGATATATTTTCTCACCATTTTTATAGGTATAGGTATTTTCAATCAGGTAAAATTGAAATCTTCTTTATTTGAAACTGGTTTTTTGTTAGAACTATCCCATTTGCATTTACTTTTATATACCTGAGACTAATtcaagtttttttaatttgtaaaccgtttttttttttaaattttgaacaactatttttttttaatttacatatttttggtattatataaataaataataaaatgtttagtttttgttaATTATGAATGAATTGAGATTATGTTCTAGAACCTTCTTTTAATTTTGCTGTTAATTCTTTTAAGTTAATAAGAATATGGCGTAGTATGATATTTAATTGAGTGAAAGTAGAGTTGTCTCTGTTTGTTAACAATATTTTCAAAGGATTAATTAACCTACAAGATTACCTagggtattatatatatatatgataaccTGGACCCAGCTGTTATGTAGTGTCCTGTGCCGTTGGATAGTCTTTTTTACCTTACAGTATAAATAGGCCTTCATATTTAGTCTATTTAGGTACTTTTGAATCAAAGActtattttgagaaaaatgttttTCTTGAGTCAAACATCCTATGCCAATGAACTCTTTGAAGAGACCTGTTTGAAACATCCCTCATAGTTTAATTCTAAGATATACCCTTTGAACTTCATGTCTTGAGATATGCATCTACTTATGGAAAGAGTTCTCCCCATGAAATTACAAATGTGCTCTTAATTTTGGAGAAACTAGTCTCTAGGTTCATCTGTAAAGCAACCTTAAGAATATTATGAGATAATTTTCATTCTCCTCATCCAAATGAGTATTTTCAATATGGTAATGACTGACTGTCCTATGCATAGAAAACTAGTTGTTtttcaaaataagaagatgtggacaactctccaccagagatcaaacggcaaagaagtaaaaaaaactaAACGCACCATTGTGTATATGAATAAATTTAGGCTCCTAGCtcttatttgattttataatgaCAGTTTGCCTCATaaatactttgatatctaaataCATTTTGACTGTTTAGAATTCTTCATTTCATAACTCTCTATTTTATGATATTCAGAGCATTGAACTGGTTTTGAGTGCTGAATTGATTAAATCATATTTGTTAACTATCatgttacatgtatgtttgtttaggggccagctgaaggacgcctccgggtgcgggaatttctcgctacattgaagacctgttggtgaccctctgctgttgttttttatttggtcgggttgttgtctctttgacacattccccatttccattctcaattttatgtaccaTGTAAACAATTCTTTGGGGTCCTTTCGACTCTCTTTTTACTATTAATTTATAACTGTAAATGTCTCAATTGACCTTATTTAAGTCTTTTGCATTTTTAGAAGGAAAAATATTCCTTATGAGTGCAAGTCAGACTCAAAGAATTAATAATCAGTAAATTCAATTGACTAAAATAGAATATAGTTTATATGATATGGAAACTAAGATGTGCTTATGTTTGAAGGAGCCTTACTTAACTTGAAGTTTTTGTTTTTACTGTATGCTAGTAATATAAAAGCTGGTCAGCCAGCTGGCAAAAGACCTGCAGTATTCCTGTAAAATAAATATGGAATTGGTGTTCCTTAAAAAATATCAGAATCTGATGAAAATCTGATGATGGTATATCAACTCACATTCACCAAGTATCAAATGTTGGTTGATCAACTCACAAAGACCAAGTAACTAAATACTGGTTGATCAACTCACATGGACCAAGTATCAAATGTTGGTAGATCAATTCACATGGACCAAGCATCAAATGTTGGTAGATCAATTCACATGGACCAAGCATCAAATGTTGGTAGATCAATTCACATGGACCAAGCATCAAATGTTGGTAGATCAATTCACATGGACCAAGCATCAAATGTTGGTAGATCAATTCACATGGACCAAGCATCAAATGTTGGTAGATCAATTCACATGGACCAAGCATCAAATGTTGGTAGATCAATTCACATGGACCAAGCATCAAATGTTGGTAGATCAACTCACATGGACCAAGTATCAGATGTTGGTAGATCAATTCACATGGACCAAGTATTCAATGTTGGTAGGTCAACTCACATGGACCAAGTTATAAAGGCTGTTAGATCAACTCACATGGACAAACTATTAAATACTGGTAGATCAACTCACATGGACCAAGTATCAGATGTTGGTAAATCCAATCACATGCACCAAGCATCAAATGTTGGTAGATCAACTCAAATGGACCAAGTATCAAACAAATGCTGTTAGATCAGCTCACATTGACCAAGTATTAAATACTGGTAAATCAACTCACATGGACAAAGTATTAAATGCTGTTAGATTAACTCACATTGACCAAGTATTAAATACTGGTAAATCAACTCACATGGACAAAGTATTAAATGCTGGTAGATCAACTCACATGGACCAAGTATCAGATGTTGGTAAATCCAATCACATGCAACAAGCATCAAATGTTGGTAGATCAACTCAAATGGACCAAGTATCAAACAAATGCTGTTAGATCAACTCGCATGGACCAAGTATTAGATGTTGGTAGATCAACTCACATGGACCAAGTTATAAATGCTGTTAGATTAACTCACATGGACCAAGTATCAAATGTTGGTAGATCAACTCACATGTACCAAGTAAAAAATACTGGTAGATCAACTCAAATGGACCAAGTATCAAACAAATGCTGTTAGATCAGCTCACATTGACCAAGTATTAAATACTGGTAAATCAACTCACATGGACAAAGTATTAAATGCTGTTAGATTAACTCACATTGACCAAGTATTAAATACTGGTAAATCAACTCACATGGACAAAGTATTAAATGCTGGTAGATCAACTCACATGGACCAAGTATCAGATGTTGGTAAATCCAATCACATGCACCAAGCATCAAATGTTGGTAGATCAACTCAAATGGACCAAGTATCAAACAAATGCTGTTAGATCAACTCGCATGGACCAAGTATTAGATGTTGGTAGATCAACTCACATGGACCAAGTTATAAAT
Encoded here:
- the LOC139505680 gene encoding uncharacterized protein — translated: MDQVSNVGRSIHMDQASNVGRSIHMDQASNVGRSIHMDQASNVGRSIHMDQASNVGRSIHMDQASNVGRSIHMDQASNVGRSIHMDQASNVGRSTHMDQVSDVGRSIHMDQVFNVGRSTHMDQVIKAVRSTHMDKLLNTGRSTHMDQVSDVGKSNHMHQASNVGRSTQMDQVSNKCC